One stretch of Oncorhynchus clarkii lewisi isolate Uvic-CL-2024 chromosome 1, UVic_Ocla_1.0, whole genome shotgun sequence DNA includes these proteins:
- the LOC139415379 gene encoding N-acetyllactosaminide beta-1,3-N-acetylglucosaminyltransferase 3-like codes for MRRSSRLLESTALLVISILCLVIIFIKEDIRPKKSSNHFQINRRESTYQNRPQKPTSESAGVSTWGHCERNESAANVSGFSSLPVHIQDFLFYRHCRHFPMLLDVPDKCGGPHKSADVFLLLVIKSSPANYDRREVLRKTWAKERLQNGVWIHRIFLSGTTGTGFEKRKLNKLLRLENREHNDILQWDFNDSFFNLTLKQILFLEWMDKNCRQARFLLNGDDDIFANTDNMVDYLQSLKDNNGDKHLFAGHLIRYVGPIRESGSKYYVPVQVQESDSYPPYCGGGGFLLSGNTAMVIYKMTHTIPILPIDDVYMGMCLEKAGLGPESHFGVRTAGLHVPSQNVDTYDPCYYREIILVHRFLPHQIYIMWHGIHEPNLRCSNSQGSL; via the coding sequence ATGAGAAGGTCGTCTCGTTTGCTTGAGTCAACAGCTTTACTTGTGATCAGCATTCTGTGCTTGGTCATAATTTTTATTAAAGAGGACATTCGTCCTAAAAAATCCTCAAACCATTTCCAGATAAACAGGAGGGAATCAACCTATCAAAACAGACCTCAGAAACCAACCAGTGAGAGCGCAGGTGTTTCTACCTGGGGCCATTGTGAACGGAATGAGTCTGCGGCCAATGTGTCAGGGTTTTCTTCTCTGCCAGTTCACATCCAAGACTTCCTTTTCTATCGTCACTGCCGCCACTTCCCAATGCTGCTGGATGTACCTGATAAATGTGGAGGCCCTCACAAGTCTGCTGACGTCTTTCTTCTGCTGGTCATAAAAAGCTCACCTGCGAATTATGACCGCCGTGAGGTACTACGGAAAACCTGGGCCAAGGAGAGACTGCAGAATGGAGTCTGGATTCACAGGATTTTTCTCTCGGGAACAACAGGCACAGGCTTTGAGAAGCGCAAGCTAAATAAGCTTCTACGACTGGAGAACCGTGAGCATAATGACATCTTGCAGTGGGACTTCAACGACTCCTTCTTCAACCTCACCCTGAAGCAGATTTTGTTCTTAGAATGGATGGACAAGAACTGCCGCCAGGCCCGATTTCTCCTCAACGGTGACGATGATATCTTCGCCAACACAGATAACATGGTGGACTACCTTCAGAGTCTAAAAGACAATAATGGTGACAAGCACCTTTTTGCAGGTCATCTAATCCGCTATGTAGGACCCATTAGAGAGTCAGGGAGCAAATACTATGTCCCAGTCCAGGTTCAAGAGTCAGACTCATATCCCCCGTACTGTGGGGGAGGGGGCTTCCTGCTCTCTGGAAACACAGCTATGGTCATTTACAAAATGACCCATACCATTCCCATTTTGCCAATTGATGATGTCTACATGGGAATGTGTCTGGAAAAGGCTGGTCTTGGGCCAGAGTCCCATTTCGGAGTCAGGACTGCTGGACTTCATGTCCCCTCCCAAAACGTGGACACTTACGATCCTTGTTATTACAGGGAAATCATTTTAGTACACAGATTTCTGCCTCATCAGATATATATTATGTGGCACGGAATACATGAACCTAACTTGAGATGTAGTAATTCGCAAGGTTCTCTTTAG